ACACAGGAGACCTTCCTGGAGAAATGGGGCAGGAGCTGAGAGCACAGCTGCAGCCACAGTCCAGTGAGGGGAAGTGAGAACCCAGGTGCATGATCTCCAGGGTCCATTCTCAGCAGCAGCCCCCGGCCAGGAGACCCCTCGGGACGGGCCTCCAGGCGGGTGCTCGTGTCTCATGGACGGTTCTCTCACAGGGCTGTGTGTTGGCCAAAGTAGCTGGATGACTGATGGTGAGTTCCTTCAGTTAgaccctctctctccttcactccaAACTCCCCatgtcccttctctttccttaaagGGACTTCTTGAGAGCAGCTCAGGGCACCAAATCCCATCCCCAAATCTGCTTCCTTCCAGAGACCCTTCCCAAGCCCTTCCTCAATGCCTGGCCCAGCTGGATAATGCCTCCCAAGAGCAATGTGACACTGCAATGCCACACTTCCACCAAGAACGTCAACTTTGTtctcagaaagggaagaaatatcTTAGAGTCCTTGCAATCACTGGCTTCCACAGAGGGCGTGGCTGAATTTCACCTCAATGACCTAAAAACCCGTAACGCTGGACAGTACACCTGCGAATACTATAGACGAGAGCTCCCACAAATAAGTTCACAGCCCAGTGACATCCTCCTCCTGCTGGTGACAGGTGAGGAGGGTGCTTTGGAGTGacaggggcaggtgtgggggaggAACCccatggaggtggggggggcgggggcggcaaggggagatggagaaacaCAGCAGCAGAAAGATTTGGCTGGGCTTCCCCCAGGGCTTGTAGTCAGAGTCAGAAGAGGGTGAGACCAGGGATCTGTCATCTCTCCCGCTTGGCGGGACTCCTGCCAGGAGaacagggtgggtgggggatcTCAGGCTTCTCCCCGTGACCTTGGAGCCCTCTTCTCTTCCAGGAGAGTTCCCTAAACCTTTCCTCCAAGCCCACCAAAGAGGTGTGGTGACCGCAGGAGAAGCCGTGACCCTGCAGTGTCAGAGGCCAGACAATATTTTCATGCCTATAAAGTTCGCTCTGCTGAAGGCGGGAGCAGCAGAGCCCATACGGGTCCAGGATCCAGCAGGGAAGGAGACAGACTTCTCCCTCAGGAGTGTGACAGTCAGTGATGCCGGGAACTACAGCTGCGTGTACTTCCAGATAGGGGCCCCTTTCTTGACCTCACAGCCTAGCAATTTTCTGGAGATCCAGGTGAGAGGTAGGTTTTGCATGATTCttaggacattttaaaatttaattaatcgattaatttctttttattttggctattttatttgttttctctggttCTGTTGACCTATATTGACTCATCACATTGCATccgtttcaggtgtacaacatatatatattttttaactggagagcatttcttctgttattttccaattcctgtttctcctttgttttcaCGGTCATCTCCTTTTTAAGTCTCTCCTTTCCTACTTTCTAAGTCTTCAGCCTTTGTTGTTTTGCCTTCTTGGATAACATCTCAAGTTGTTCCTCCAAACGATCCATCCCGCCACCACCAGGGCCCCTTCTGCCACCTGTGTGTCATCCCGGTGATGGCAACGTCATGGTGGTACCTTTGTCATTCTTAGAACGTGGTGTTTTCCCACTCGCCTGCTTTTGTGGCACAGATGTGGTGTCTTTTAAACTGATCTTCTGTGTTTGGCAGAACGTTACTTCGTTGGAGGCCATGCCATGCTTCCTGGGTGTTTTAAGTGTTAGTGTGTGTGCCATGGTCCGCAAACATCCTGTAGTTAACAAGCAAGGTCCGGGTGGGCAGCCCTGAGAGGTGCAGAGGGCATCACGGGGGGTCTCCCTGCAGACTCTGCCTCCAGGGAACATTGCTGCTGATGGTCTTGGACAGGAGCTCTGCACTCATGGCATGTGTGGGTTGGAAGAtgcaaatgcaaatgcaaatgcGGGTCCTCTCTAGGAACCAGGGCCAATGCCGAGCCCTGGCTCTTCTTGGGTGAAGCTGAAATGAAATGCATGGTGGTCCTGATGCTCAGCCTCTAAGCTTGAGTCTCCTTGAGCTCCCTGGCTGCAGTAAGTcttggcaggaggaggggagcagaCGCAGCCACTGAGGTATTTCAGCGCTCTGTGCTCTTGGGTTGTGGGGGTTCCTCCTAAGCCTGATTCCTACCacaaggagggagaaggggaaaaggCAGTGTGGGAGGGTGGAAATGAGATGAAGAGCAAAGAAACACAAGAAGAGGGGTAAagcagagagaacacagagggaagaaGGCAAAGGAAGACCCCACTACAACTCTCCTGAAGTCTCACGTTGTGTTTTCAGTGATCCCGATGTCAGGGAAGGTACAGCTGACCACTGGCCAGGAAATACAAGCAGGTGCAGAGAGTCACACTGGGCAGATCCACTTGAGAAGGAAGGATGCTCCTCTCCTGGCTGGCGCtcatcctcttctctctcccagctCCTCCAGGTGCCACGTCGGGGGATTACACCACGTCGGGGGATTACACCACGTCGGGGGATTACACCACGGACAACCTCATCCGCCTGGGTCTGGCTGCCATAATTGTGGTGATTATGGGGGCTTTCCTGGTGGAAGCCTGGTGCAGCCAGAAGGAGCCTCCACGTGGATCCGTGTAGAACAGCTGAGTGCTTCTCTTGTTCATGGGTGGTATAGCGGCACGGGGTTCTCGAAACACCACTCTGCTGGGGGGACTTCTTGTGTTTCTCAACATGGATACAAATGGCATTTTTGGTGGGGTATTTCTTCACCATATGGGACTGTCCTGTTCATTGTGGGAACATTTAGCACGCTTTCTCTTTCCCATGAAGAAACCCCAATTAGTGCGGGAGAAGATAACAAGCGAGGACTACTGTACTTTTTCCAACACCTCTAGAtgtggaggatgggggtggggtgatgTTCCCCAGTGGAGAACCTGTGTTGGGAGGCCAGGAGAAATATTCCTTCTCTTTTACCTTTTTCTGATCTCAGGTCTGTCCTTCCATGCATAGGCTCCTGGTGGAATGATGAGTCCTTGATCAAGTTGACAGCTTATGAGATCTTCTGGTTCTCCTCCTCCCTGGGACAGAAGGCACACCAAGGAGGTGATTTGGGAAGCTTGCAGATGAGATGTGATCTCTCTTATTTCCTGACATTACCTAAGTCGCAAAGTGGTCCCTGCATCTTCTGAGAGTATCATCTGGGAGAGAGTGACCGGAAACTGTGCTCCATATTAATGGCTTCTTGGTCCTCAGGATGACATAAATAAGATAGAATCATTTGgttgtaaaatttttttctgtgtcaaattcaaaattaataaagtatatgGCACCAGGCTCCTTTTTACTGGTACTAGGATATGGAAAAGGTGGAATTTAAATTTCACAATAGTTAAGTGTGATATAGCATTCCACAGTGTTTTAGTAAAAGTAATACAGCATGACTTCCAGGTGTTCCATGACCTTATAAACTTGAAAATAACTATCTTTTACTTAACTGTGATCTTAGTTTCTGAAATCAAAAGCTAAGAACAAATGTCCTGGAAAAGAACTTTCTGAACTGTTGGTTTATGTCTAATTCATTGAAAGCCATCAAAACCATTCTCATAAATCATCTGTTGCTCTCAAGACCAAACCCTAAAGCATCAACATACTCCCTTTAGGTCAAGAAAGATTTGGGTCCTCTTCCCTTGAGACTTCTGGTATACAGAAATTGAATAAATGccaaaataatttacaaaaatagtaTCATTTTGAAAGTTTATATCTATTCACTAGTTAATGATAAGATTTATACCAAAGTGtatcgatttttaaaaatttattttattgaaagtttATATCTATTCACTAGTTAATGATAAGATTTATACCAAAGTGTatcgatttttaaaaatattttatttatgtatttgagagagaaagtgagagagagagagagagagagagagagcaggaatggggtggaaggagagggagaaacagactccctgctgagcagggagccagatgtggggcttaatctcaggaccctgggatcatgatctgagctgaaggcagatgcttaagtcactgagccacccaggcgcccccaaagtGTATCCATTCTTAGAGTAACAGGCCATGAGGTCCAGAAATTGCAAACCAGCCGTGAGATGTTTCCTTTTATTGAAGCCTGAAGATGCATCTCCCTGCTGTGGAGGGAAACTCCAAGCGGAGGTCACTTCTGAAAGTGAGGCCCAAAGGCACTGGTGACCACTTCCCCACCTGGTTTGCTCCCTGCTCTCTGACATAAACCTTTCAGTACAGCCAGACCACACTCCTTTATACTCCCTGCCACCTCTGCCTCATCCAGAAcattcaatttttcaatttttcaaaacgTGATTGGAATCCCACATCCTCCGGGaagtcctccccctcccccgccttctCTGCCCTTGTGTGACCTTTAAGGGCACTTCCAATTTGTGGGTTTTGTTCCTTACGTTCTTCCTTGCAAGGTCATCCTTCTGCTTAAGCTAAAGTGGGtgcatgtcgggctccctgcatggagcctgcttctccctctgcttatgtctctgcctctctctctgtctctgagtgtctctcatgaataaataaataaaatatttaaaaaaatacagtggttGCGAGCTCACCTGCTCGCCACCAGTCCCAGCAAGGTGTTCAGCATACCGCATGCACTCAGTAAGACACGTGCACCCAGATCGGATGCAAATGAAGCACTGCTCTCCAACGCTGTGAAACAGAGTGATCCCCAACCCTACTGATTCCCAGAGGGGGTGGCTGATGCGTCGGCCCCGCCCTGGGGAGTACAAGTTCCAGCGGCCCGCGCGGGCCTGGCTCTGTTCGCGGGGGTGGAGAGTAGGGGGCGCAGGTTTTTCCCACTGAGCAGACCTCCAGCTGGACTAAGGACTGGGGCCTCTCACAGGGCGGGGTCGGTGAGGGGCAGTTCGACATTCGCATGAAGGCGCTGGTACTGTTGCTGAGTCTGGGCAGGGGACGCGACCGGGAGAGGCACCTGCGGCCCGACCCGCGCACCTCCGCAGGACCGCAGGGGTGGGGGCTCGCCCCGGGCGCCCCTCCGCGAGCAGCCCCAGCGTGCGCGCCGCGTGCGCCTTGGGGAAGCTTCGGGGCGCTCCATCTGCGCCTGGAGAGGCCTGACCGCGGCCGTCCCGCCGGCGTTCCGGTGCCGTGGAGCGGGTTGCGGGCCGCGCCCCGGGAGGACGAGCGGTGTTCCCAGCGGGTGAGTACGGGCCGCGAGCTCCCTGGCGTCGCCGGTGGACGCTCCCGAGCCGGCCCTAAAGAGCGCTCCCCGCGCCCTGCGGTGCGCCCCTACACCCGGGGTCCTCCGCGGGGCCCTCCTGCGCtagcaccccaccccaccgccgCCGCCTCGTAGCAGAGGAAGGAGGGTTCCTGGATTTCAGGCGCTGTGGGTGTGGCATCTCAAAGAGCGCCCTAAATATGCAAGGGGGTCCTTTTCTCTCCAGGGCTTTCCATTAGTGTAACCAACTTAATACTTTGAAGCCTTAAAAAAGGGCATGCCaggcatttttgtattcttactGAATACGTTTGACGTGTAACATTGTGCAAAATTAGGGTGTACAGCTGTTAGTTTGATACATTGATATGTTGTGCCATGATTGTCGCAGCGACATTTGTCACGTTGTATACTTATGATATTGTCTATATTCAttatgctgtgcattagatctctgTGGTTTATTTACTACTTACAGGTTTGTACCCTGAAAAACCTTAGTCTAATCCCTGCATCCTCTGCTAATCACCACCTACTCTCTGTTTTACAGGTTTGacatttttagatttcacatataagtaatACCAAACATTACCTGTCTTTACatttgacttatctcacttagtatAACGTGCccagggtccatccatgttgttgtaaatggcagggTATCGTTTTTTAACATTACGTTGTGtatatgtattcctttttttttttttttttagattttattttcaagtaatctctacacccaacaaggGGGTTGAACCCACaatctggagatcaagagtcacatgtccaGGGAcagccagccaggctcctctgtactacatctttttatccattcatcagttgatgggtaTTTGGGTTGGAAATATCTTGGCTGTCatgaataatgcttcaataagcACGGGTGTGCAGAGATCTCATTGAAATCCTGTTCCTATTTCATTTGagtatattcccagaagtggaagtgCTAGATCGTTTTttagttctatctttaattttttgaggactctccATATTGTTTCCCATAGTGGTtggaccaatttacattcccactacaGCGAAcaagtgtttgttttttggttttattttttttcaccacatccttgccagcattgtCATCTCTTGTGTTTTTGACGACAGTCATTCTGACAGTACgagatgacatctcattgtggttttgattttccttttcctgatgatgagtgttgagcatcttttcatgtatatgttgaccatctggatgtcttcttgggaaaaatgtctacttttgCCCATGTTTTGGGGTAAAtcgggttgtttttgttttgttgttgttgttaccaaGTTGTGTGAGTTCTTAATctactttggatattaattccttgtCTGATAATTTGCAAAAattgtctcccattctgtaggttgtcttttcattttgttgattgtttttttttttgctttgcaaaaaagcatttgagtttgatgtagtcctgtttgttgatttttgctgag
This portion of the Vulpes lagopus strain Blue_001 chromosome 2, ASM1834538v1, whole genome shotgun sequence genome encodes:
- the LOC121485265 gene encoding T-cell-interacting, activating receptor on myeloid cells protein 1-like, yielding MILEFLCLLCFETLPKPFLNAWPSWIMPPKSNVTLQCHTSTKNVNFVLRKGRNILESLQSLASTEGVAEFHLNDLKTRNAGQYTCEYYRRELPQISSQPSDILLLLVTGEFPKPFLQAHQRGVVTAGEAVTLQCQRPDNIFMPIKFALLKAGAAEPIRVQDPAGKETDFSLRSVTVSDAGNYSCVYFQIGAPFLTSQPSNFLEIQVRAPPGATSGDYTTSGDYTTSGDYTTDNLIRLGLAAIIVVIMGAFLVEAWCSQKEPPRGSV